One segment of Primulina tabacum isolate GXHZ01 chromosome 14, ASM2559414v2, whole genome shotgun sequence DNA contains the following:
- the LOC142523779 gene encoding uncharacterized protein LOC142523779, whose translation MKEVVKNEVLKLLNAGVIYAISDSNWVSPVQVVPKKGGITVVKNEHDELISTRTVTGYNQIAIAPEDQEKTTFTCLYGTCQEKNLVLNWEKCHFMVQEDIVLGHKVSSKGLEVDRAKVVAIEKLPPPKNIKGIRSFLGHAGFYRRFIKDFSKITKPLCNLLEKDSTFIFDDDLLGQRRERMFRAIYYASRTMDAAQQNYTTTEKEMLAVVFAFDKFRPYLIGTKIIVFADHAAIRYLISKKDAKPRLIRLELEDRKEEGAIQETFPDEQLFEVSSILPWFADIANFLSCGILPPDLNHHQKKKFFHNIKFFFWDDPYVYKRCADQVIRRCVDGVEAHQILELCHSSAYGGHFGATRTAAKTVNTNRRDWAMKLDDALWAYRTAFKTPIGMKLQLSEMDEFRNDAYENAKIYKE comes from the exons ATGAAAGAAGTTGTGAAAAATGAGGTGCTTAAATTGTTGAATGCTGGTGtgatatatgctatttctgatagtaattGGGTGTCTCCTGTACAAGTTGTACCGAAAAAGGGTGGAATAACTGTGGTTAAAAATGAACATGATGAattaatatctactcgtactgtaacTG gttataaccagataGCTATAGCACCAGAGGATCAGGAGAAGACTACTTTTACGTGTCTCTATGGCAC ATGCCAAGAAAAGAAcctagttcttaattgggaaaaatgtcactttatggtccaagaggacATTGTCCTGGGACATAAAGTATCATCTAAGGGATTAGAGGTGGATAGAGCCAAGGTGGTTGCAATTGAAAAACTTCCTCCACCAAAAAACATCAAAGGAATAAGGAGCTTTCTAGGACATGCGGGGTTTTATCggagattcattaaagatttttctaagatcacTAAACCTTTAtgtaatttgcttgaaaaagatTCCACATtcatatttgatgatgatt TATTGGGCCAAAGAAGAGAAAGGATGTTTAGGGCAATCTATTATGCAAGCCGTACTATGGATGCtgcacagcaaaattacaccacgactgaaaaggagatgcttgcTGTAGTATTTGCCTTCGACAAATTCAGGCCATATCTGATCGGCACAAAGATAATTGTTTTTGCTGACCATGCAGCCATTCGCTACCTAATTTCCAAGAAGGATGcgaaaccacgcttgataag ACTTGAGCTAGAGGATAGGAAAGAAGAAGGAGCAATACAGGAAACATTTCCGGATGAACAACTCTTTGAGGTAAGTTCAATACTCCCTTGGTTCGCTGACATTGCGAATTTTTTGTCTTGTGGTATTCTTCCTCCAGATCTGAACCACCATCAGAAAAAGAAGTTCTTTCATAATATCAAATTTTTCTTCTGGGATGATCCTTATGTGTATAAGAGATGTGCTGACCAAGTGATTAGGAGATGTGTTGACGGTGTTGAAGCACACCAAATTCTTGAGCTATGTCATTCATCTGcatatggtggacattttggagcgACACGAACTGCAGCTAAG ACTGTCAACACCAACCGGAGAGATTGGGCTATGAAGTTGGATGATGCGTTATGGGCTTATCGGACTGCATTCAAGacgcctattgggat GAAACTGCAGTTGAGCGAGATGGATGAGTTCCgcaatgatgcatatgaaaatgccAAGATTTACAAAGAGTAG